In a genomic window of Candidatus Krumholzibacteriia bacterium:
- the rpiB gene encoding ribose 5-phosphate isomerase B codes for MKVALGADHAGFELKERIKAFLLEGKHEVLDLGTNGTAAVDYPDFAEAVGVAVRDRRAERGIILCGSGVGASVAANKIPGVRAGLCHDHYSAHQGVQHDDINVLVLGGRVVGESVALELVGAFLDARFSGDERHRRRLDKVKAIEKKYSSS; via the coding sequence ATGAAGGTTGCACTGGGGGCGGATCACGCGGGCTTCGAGCTCAAGGAACGCATCAAGGCGTTTCTGCTGGAAGGGAAACACGAAGTGCTGGATCTCGGCACCAACGGCACCGCGGCCGTCGACTATCCGGATTTTGCGGAAGCGGTGGGTGTTGCGGTGCGTGATCGTCGTGCCGAGCGCGGTATCATCCTGTGTGGAAGCGGTGTGGGTGCATCGGTGGCGGCCAACAAGATCCCGGGCGTGCGCGCGGGGCTGTGTCACGACCACTACTCGGCGCACCAGGGTGTGCAGCACGACGACATCAATGTTCTCGTACTGGGCGGGCGTGTGGTGGGGGAGTCCGTGGCGCTGGAGCTGGTGGGCGCCTTCCTCGACGCGCGCTTCTCGGGTGACGAACGCCACCGCCGCCGCCTGGACAAGGTCAAGGCCATCGAGAAGAAGTACTCGAGCAGTTGA
- a CDS encoding 6-phosphofructokinase yields MTKKIGIVTGGGDCPGLNAVIRAVAKAALRHDWQAIGILGGYEGLVEPQRIMPLFYRDLDGLLTRGGTILGTSNRGRFAAKTGSGEIRRLPAELLEATRRGMDKLGMHALVVIGGDGTLTVAQQMHEHGIPVVGVPKTIDNDLNGTALTFGFDSAVACAMDALDRLHTTAESHDRVMVLEVMGRYAGWIAIYAGIAGGADVILIPEIPFTWDSVCAKIDERESAGRHFSIVVAAEGAREVNGKYAVAAAQDNREQRLGGIGLIVADEIAKRTGKETRTVVLGHLQRGGSPTNMDRALCTMFGTRAVRLIAEGSFGRMVSYTGADVVDVPISEAVSGLRTVPLDGGFITTARAMGIALGD; encoded by the coding sequence ATGACGAAGAAGATCGGCATCGTAACCGGCGGGGGCGACTGCCCCGGATTGAACGCAGTCATTCGCGCCGTGGCCAAGGCCGCCCTCCGTCACGACTGGCAGGCCATTGGTATCCTCGGCGGGTACGAGGGCCTCGTCGAACCCCAGCGCATCATGCCGCTCTTCTACCGCGATCTCGATGGCCTGCTCACGCGCGGCGGCACCATCCTGGGGACCTCCAACCGCGGCCGATTCGCCGCCAAGACCGGCTCCGGCGAGATCCGCCGGCTGCCGGCCGAGCTGCTCGAAGCAACCCGGCGCGGCATGGACAAGCTGGGGATGCACGCGCTGGTGGTGATCGGCGGTGATGGCACGCTTACCGTTGCACAGCAGATGCACGAACACGGTATTCCGGTGGTGGGCGTTCCCAAGACGATCGACAATGACCTCAACGGCACCGCCCTGACCTTCGGTTTCGACTCCGCCGTGGCGTGTGCCATGGACGCGCTGGATCGCCTGCACACCACGGCCGAGAGCCATGACCGCGTGATGGTGCTCGAGGTGATGGGCCGCTATGCCGGATGGATTGCTATCTACGCGGGGATTGCGGGCGGTGCCGACGTGATCCTGATTCCGGAAATCCCGTTCACCTGGGACAGCGTGTGCGCGAAGATCGACGAGCGCGAGTCGGCCGGCCGCCACTTCAGTATTGTGGTGGCCGCGGAGGGCGCGCGCGAGGTGAACGGCAAGTATGCGGTGGCAGCCGCCCAGGACAATCGCGAGCAGCGCCTTGGCGGCATCGGCCTGATTGTGGCGGACGAGATCGCGAAGCGTACCGGCAAGGAAACGCGCACGGTGGTGCTCGGGCACCTGCAGCGCGGCGGCAGCCCGACCAATATGGACCGCGCCCTGTGCACGATGTTCGGCACCCGCGCCGTCCGGCTGATCGCCGAGGGGAGTTTCGGCCGCATGGTTTCGTACACCGGTGCCGATGTCGTGGACGTTCCCATTTCGGAGGCGGTGAGCGGACTGCGCACGGTTCCGCTCGACGGGGGATTCATCACCACGGCGCGGGCCATGGGCATCGCGCTGGGGGATTAG
- a CDS encoding heme-binding domain-containing protein, whose amino-acid sequence MVRKIVLGLVAVFVLIQLVPYGRNHANPPVTREPQWNSVETRATFERACGDCHSHATTWPWYSHVAPVSWLVQHDVDEARANFNVSTVVSHDEGHESAEEVLEGKMPPRIYLVAHPEARLSDAEKKAFAIGLDATFGRDRARGEESEGELGEKSGYLD is encoded by the coding sequence ATGGTTCGAAAAATCGTTCTGGGGCTGGTTGCCGTATTCGTTCTGATCCAGCTCGTCCCCTACGGCCGCAATCACGCCAACCCGCCCGTCACCCGCGAGCCGCAGTGGAACAGCGTGGAGACCCGGGCCACCTTCGAGCGCGCGTGTGGCGACTGTCACAGTCACGCCACCACCTGGCCATGGTACAGCCATGTCGCGCCAGTGTCGTGGCTGGTGCAGCACGACGTCGACGAAGCGCGGGCCAATTTCAACGTGTCCACGGTGGTCTCGCACGACGAGGGCCATGAGTCAGCCGAGGAGGTTCTCGAGGGGAAGATGCCTCCGAGAATCTACCTCGTTGCGCACCCGGAGGCGCGCCTGAGCGACGCGGAGAAGAAGGCGTTCGCGATCGGTCTCGACGCCACCTTCGGACGCGACCGTGCGCGCGGCGAAGAGAGCGAAGGGGAGCTGGGCGAGAAGTCTGGATACCTGGACTGA